In Bradyrhizobium sp. 170, the DNA window CGGTCTTCGCGCGCCCGGTAGAGCACCATCGCGCCGCCGCCGCCGAGCCCGCTCATCCAGGGCTCCAGCACGCCCAGCGCAAAGGTGGTCGCAATCACGGCGTCGACGCAGTCGCCGCCCGCGGCCAGCACCTCGGCGCCGACGTGCGCAGCCTTGCTGGATTGCGCCGCGACGATGCCGCCTTTGGAGGTGACCGCAGGTTTGCGGATCGCTTGCGTATTGGAGAACTGGTCGCGCATCGGATGGCCTTCGATATCGGGTGAAAGTTTGCGGGTGGCGGGCGTGGTCGGGGTGAGCTTCATTACACCCTAAAAATCCTGGGCGAGCCATGACAGAATAACATGCAAGGGGACCACATTCGTTCGTCTTCAAGGTTGGCGCTGGCGGGGCGACAATGGCACATTGCGAAGAATTGCCGCATCACCAGAGGAGCATGCCGGCTTGACCGCGGACGCATTCATTCATTTGCCCGAACTTCGGACCCGGGTGACGCATCCGGAAAAATCGCGGCTGCGCCTGACGCCCAAGATGTTTGCGATGTGGGAGCAGCGTGTGCGGGAAGCGGGATGGCCAGCGGACTGGCGGCTGTCAGACGAGGTGATCGAAGCGTCACGGCTTGCGGTGCTCGGCGATCACAAGGCCGGCTCTGACCTCTGGATCTATTGCTACGGCTCGCTGATGTGGGACCCCGGATTCCATTTCGCCGAAGTCCGGCTTGCCGACGTCGAAAACTATCAGCGCCGCTTCACGCTGAAGATCAACCTTGGCCGGGGCTCGCATGACCATCCGGCGCTGATGCTTTCGCTGGAGCCGCAGGAAGGATGTTGCCGCGGGCTGGCGTTCCGCATCGCGGCCTCCTCCGTCCATACAGAGACCGCGATCCTGTGGCGCCGCGAGATGCTGCGCGGCGGCTATGCGCCGGCGCTGGTGCCGATGCAGACGCCGCAGGGTCCGATCGAGGCGCTTGCGTTCGTCTCGAACCCTTTGCACCCGAGCTATGTCGGCGAGCTGCCGCTCGGCGAGACCACGCGCCTGATCGCGAGCGGGAAGGGCATCCTCGGCACCAACAGGGAATATCTCGTGCAACTGGCGACGCAGCTGGAAGCGCTGGGGATCGAGGATCCGTATGTCGCGCAACTCCACGCCGAGATCGGCGCCACGCCGGGAATGTGACACACCCGTCGAGAGGCGACACCGTGCTCCGCTTTCAAACAATGTTTGAGCGGGCCGTTTTTGCAATGCAACCCGGCATCCTGACCCAAGTGCACGACGCGAATTATTGAGTATAGTCCAACGCGACTGCGCCAAATCGTCCAAGAAACAACAACGGGGAAGCCGCGCATGACCGGGGACATCAAGTCGTATTACGAGGTCGTCGTCGTTGGCGCGGGGGTGTCGGGCATTTACCAGATCAAGCGGTTGGCCGATCTCGGAGTGGACGCCCTCGTGCTGGATGCCGCTCCCGATCTCGGCGGCACCTGGTACTGGAACCGTTACCCGGGCGCGCGTTTCGATTCCGAGAGCTACACCTACGGCTATTCCTTTTCGAAAGAGCTGCTCAACGAGTGGCACTGGAAGGAGCGATTTTCGGCGCAGCCGGAGAACCTGCGCTACCTCAACTACGTCGCCGACAAGTTCGATCTCCGCAAATATATGCGGTTCAATCTTAAGGTAGAGTCGGCGGCCTTCGACGAGGCAAATCATCTGTGGCGGCTCCGGCTCAACGACGGCTTTGAGCTGACCTGCCGGTTCGTGATTCTAACGATCGGGTTGCTGTCGACGCCGACGCTGCCGCGGCTGCAAGGCATGGAGACGTTCAAGGGGCGTTCGTTCCACACGTTTCATTGGCCGCACGAACCGGTCGAGCTGGCCGGCAAGAAGGTCGGCATCATCGGCACCGGCGCGACCGCTATCCAGGTGATCGGCGAAATCGCAGACATGGTCGACGAACTCACGGTGTTTCAGCGTCGTCCGAACTGGAGCGCGCCGCTCAACAACAGCCCGATCTCGGACGAGGAGATGGCCGACATCCGTTCGCGCTACGACGAAATCTTTGCCGCCTGCAAGCGCACGCCCGGCGGCTTCGAGCACGAGCCGGACCGGCGCGGCTTCTATGAGGCCACGCGCGAGGAGCGGCTGGCGCTGTGGGACAAGCTCTATGACGAGCCCGGCTTCGGCATCTGGCTGAGCAACTTTCGCGAGATTTTTACCGATGAGGCGGCCAACGCCGAATTTTCCGCCTACATCGCCGACCGCATCCGTCGGCGCGTGAAGGACCCGGTGACGGCGGAAAAGCTGATTCCGAAAGATCATGGCTTTGGCGTGCAGCGGGTGCCGCTGGAGACCAATTACTTCGAGGCCTATAACCGCGACAACGTGCACCTCGTCGACATCAGCGAGACCCCGATCGAGCGGGTGACCGAGGCCGGCCTGCGCACCAGCGCGCGCGATTACGAACTCGATATCCTCGTCTATTCCACCGGCTTCGACGCCATCACCGGCTCATTCGATGCGATCGACATCACCGGCACGGGCGGGGTGAAACTGGCCGACCAATGGCGCGACGGACCCTCGACCTTTCTCGGCATGATGGCCCATGGTTTTCCGAACCTGCTGATGCCGACCGGGCCGCAAAGCGGTTCGGCCTCCACCAACTTTCCGCGCGGCATCGAGAACGGCGTCGGCTGGTGCATGGGCCTGCTCGAGCACATATCGAGCCGCGGCTACACGCGGGCGGAGCCAACGGCCGAAGCGCAGGCGCGCTGGACCGCGCATGTGACGAAGATGTACGCCATCATGCTGATGCGCAAAGCCAAGTCATGGTTCACCGGCTACAATTCCAACATCCCCGGCCACGAGCACGGCAAGACGCGCTACCTCGTCTATAATGGCGGCACGCCGAAATATGTCGCCGCCATCACCGACGTTGCGCAGAAGGGCTATGAGGGCATCGTGTTCGATGCGGACGCGCGGGTCTCAGTGAGGTCTGCGACCGCTGCAGAGTAGGGCGTGCGGTGAGGCCGCGGCGCCCTTGCACCAGTCAATGCGTCCGCAGCAGGCGCCGGGGATGAACGCCGTCGACATATCCCATGAACGGCGGATGGATCGAATAGCCGATCAGTTCGCGGGCGCGCTCCGGCAATTGGCTCGCCACTTCGGCGGGGACGGCGAGCGCCATGTTCTCGAGTTGCCGCACCCAGCCCACGCAGTATTGCGGCGTGACGATCAGGCGCGGCCGGTCTGACCTGTTGGCGCCGCCGCGGTGCCACAGCGTTCCCTTGGTGATCGCCAGCGATCCCGACGGCATGATGAGCTTGACGGCGTCCGCCCTGTTGCCCTCATCGTGATCGGCTTCGTTGGTGAAATGAGCAGGCTGCAGCGCGCCCGCGATATACTCCCCGTCCCACAGATGGCTTCCCGGGATGATTTCGGTCGCGCCATTTTGTTCGGTCGTGTCGTCGATCGCCCAGAACGTAGAGATGCCAAGGGCAGGGCGAGGCCGCGGGATCTTGACGCCGCCGTCGTCGAAGTGCCAAGGCTGCACCGTCTCGCCGGGATGCAGATTGATCGCGAGCATGGCGGACAGCAGGCAGCTCTCGCCGAGTTCAGCCTCGACAAAGGCCATGGCGAGCGGATGGATCGCGAGTTCCGCAAAGACCGGCGATTTCGCCAGCAGGGCATAGATCCGGTTGGTTCTGGTGCCTTCAAAATCGTTGCGGCCGAGCAGATCGCGCGCCAGATGCGGGGCCAGCGCCGCGCGGATTTCAGCGACGCGATCGGGCGTAAGAACGCGTTCGAAGATCAGGTAACCGCTGCGGTCGAACTCTTCCCTTAAGGAGGCGAATGATCGTCCCTTGAGCCAGGGTGACGCTTGCTCCGCTGTCGCTGCCATCGGCGCTCTCCCTTGCGAGCCCGGTCAAGCCGGGCTTGTTGGGGGACATCATATTCGATTGAGAGCGTTTTTCACGAGGCAATTACGTTCGCGGCGCGAACCTGTAGCGGAACGTGCAGCTCGGTGCGCCCTGCATCAGGGTCTGGTCGCGCGTGAGGCCGACCTCACTGCCACCGGCCGCGACGATATCGAAATCGGTGGCGCAGACCAGCAGCGCGCCGAGTTCCGGCTCGCCGAGCGCGCGAAAGAATTCCGCGAAGCGGCAATGCGTGACGTCGAATTCCAGCGCTTCCTCATCGTGACGGCGCATATCCACCGTCACTTCCCGTTCGGTGACTTCGGCTAGCGCCGTATGCATCGCCGCCCATTTGCGCCGCGCGCTGCCCTGAACGCTTTCGCCCACGGCGGCGAATAGTTGCTTCGACCAGTCGCGCAGCGCGTCCTTTACGATCGCATCGGCCCTTTCCTTGCCCAGTTCAGCGCGCAACGCCCGCAGCACGGGCACCAGGACCTGGGCCTGGATCCGCGTCTTGTCCAGCAGCGACAGGCGCGGATCGACCATGTAATCGTCGAGTACGTTCATCGCGGGCTTCCTTTCATGCTGCGGCGCGCCTGCGGCAGACTATTCCCGCAGCTCGGTCATGAAGACCTTTTGCGCGATCTGCCAGCGGCCGTCGATCTTCAACAGCGACAGTTGATCGGTAAAGAAGCGCGGCGGAATCGCGCATTTGAGCTTGACGTAGGCCATCGTCGGACCGACGAGATCGATCGACAGCACCTGATCGTGGCGCGACAGGCCTCGCTGCTTTGGCGACGGCCTGTTCCGGACGTTGTCCAGCCAGACGTCGCGCGGCGTGATCGTCAGTTCGCCCGCCTCCGAGATGCTGGTCAGCGCGCTGGTCGGATGAAAGGCACTCGCAATCTTGACGGCGTCGCCCTCGTGGAGACCGTCGAGGTAGGACTGGATCACGCTTTCGATGCCTTTTGTATCGTCTGTACCGGTCATGAGATATGAACTTCCGATGCTTTCGGTTTACTGGGAGATCTTGAGCGAATCTGGCAGGATAGTGCTGATGTCACGGCGATTATAAGCGAAATTCATTGAGCGATTGACGTAGAAAATCTATTGCATGACAACCTGCCGGGCCCCTGTCATCGGTGGCGGAGAATGAAACGCAAGCGGGATTGAGGATGGTTGCCAGCGAAACCTATGCCGAGTTTCTGCGCGAGCAGCTCGCCTCGCTCGGCCATATCACCCTGCGGCGTATGTTCGGCAAGACCGGCGTGTTCTGCGACGGGGTTATGCTGGGCGTGGTGACGGAGAACACGCTCTATTTCCGGGTTGATGATGATAACCGGGAGACGTTCAGGGAAGCCGAGGCGTTTCCGCCGCTCAACTACGCGAAGAAGGGCCAGACCATAGACCTCGCGTTCTGGCGCGTGCCAGATCGGCTGTTCGACGAACCCGATGAACTCATCGCGTGGGCGCAAGCTGCGTTGGCGGCGGCACACCGGGTTGCGGCGAAGCGGCCGGCGCCGAAGCAGCCCAACGCGTCAAGGCAACACAAGCGCTCGTGAGCAACCAGAGCTGAGAGATACTCAGATCAGGTTCCCAGCCATCCATTGCCTTGCGCGCTATCCCGCAGCAGCGTTCACCGCGATCGGCGAGGCATCCTCGCCGCTCGCTTCCAGCTTCCGGGGCAGCCCGGCAAAGCCGCGCAGCGCTTCCGCCATCTTTGCACGTCCGCTGACGCCGGTGATCACGACATCCACCATCATCAGGGATGTGTGGATGTGGCCACGCGCCTGAAGCTGCTCGACCGGGACGCCTGCGGCAGCGAGCGCCTCGGCATATTCGATGCCCTCGTCACGCAGCGGATCGAACTCGCAGGTCGTCACGAACGCTGGGGGCAGGCCGGCCAGATTGCCGCGCAGCGGTGAGACGCGCGGATCGGTGCGGTCGGCGGGCGAACAATAGATGTCCCAGAACCAGAACATCAGCGATCGCGTCAGGAAATAACCGACCGCGTTGTCGGTGTAGGACGGGCGGTCGAACCTGCAATCGGTGACCGGGCACACGAGCAACTGGCCCGCAATGGACGGGCCGCCGCGGTCGCGCGCGAGCTGGCAGGTGACGGCGGCGATATTGGCGCCGGCGCTCCAGCCTGCGACCAGCACCGGTCCCGGTTTGCCGCCGAGTTCGGCCGCATGTTCGGCGATCCAGCGCGTCGCCGCATAGCCATCCTCAGCCGCCGCCGGGAAGCGATGCTCGGGCGCATGACGGTACCCGACGCTGACGACGATCATTCCGCTGCGGCGGCAGATGTCGCGGCAGAACGGATCGTCGGATTGCTCGTCACCGAATACCCAGCCGCCGCCGTGGAAATAGACCACGATCGGATGCGGCCCTGATGTTGCCGGTCGGTAGAGACGATAGGGCAGCGGACCGTCGGCGCCTTGCAGCGCGCCGCTGCCGACTTCGCCGACCGGCCTCCCGGCAGGGCGGCCCTTGTTGAATTCGGAGGCAAAGTCGCGCGCACCCTGCGCGCCAAGCTGTTCGATTTGCGGCAGGTTCATCTCGGCCAGCATGCCCAGCACCAGCCGCACGTCCGGCTGCAGGCGAACCACCTCGCCGTCGTTGCATTGCTCGGCAACATCCGGGCCCGACAGCTTGAAGCCGAGCATGCCGCGGCCGACGACCTCATTGCAGATGCTGCGGTAGGGGCCGACGCCGCCGGTATAGGGCATCACGCCCTGCGCCTTGCCGGGAACGTTGGCGCCCGTGTACCAGGTGTTGGCCAGCCGATGGAGCGTCATCATCGAGCAATCGGCCATGTGCTGCGCCCAGCCGGCCTGCGCCGTTTCGGTCGCGTCGATGGTCGTGAAGCCGGCCTCGCGCATCGCCGCCAGCCGGTCGACCACCCAGTCGACATGCTGCTCGATCGAAACCGCCATGTTCGAAAGCACCGACGGGCTGCCCGGGCCGGTGATCAGGAACAGGTTCGGGAAGCCGGAGACTGTGAGCCCGAGATAGGACTGCGGGCCGTTAGCCCAGACGTCGGACAGCGATTTTCCATCGCGGCCGGTGATCGGATGCACCGCCTTGATG includes these proteins:
- a CDS encoding NAD(P)/FAD-dependent oxidoreductase, with the translated sequence MTGDIKSYYEVVVVGAGVSGIYQIKRLADLGVDALVLDAAPDLGGTWYWNRYPGARFDSESYTYGYSFSKELLNEWHWKERFSAQPENLRYLNYVADKFDLRKYMRFNLKVESAAFDEANHLWRLRLNDGFELTCRFVILTIGLLSTPTLPRLQGMETFKGRSFHTFHWPHEPVELAGKKVGIIGTGATAIQVIGEIADMVDELTVFQRRPNWSAPLNNSPISDEEMADIRSRYDEIFAACKRTPGGFEHEPDRRGFYEATREERLALWDKLYDEPGFGIWLSNFREIFTDEAANAEFSAYIADRIRRRVKDPVTAEKLIPKDHGFGVQRVPLETNYFEAYNRDNVHLVDISETPIERVTEAGLRTSARDYELDILVYSTGFDAITGSFDAIDITGTGGVKLADQWRDGPSTFLGMMAHGFPNLLMPTGPQSGSASTNFPRGIENGVGWCMGLLEHISSRGYTRAEPTAEAQARWTAHVTKMYAIMLMRKAKSWFTGYNSNIPGHEHGKTRYLVYNGGTPKYVAAITDVAQKGYEGIVFDADARVSVRSATAAE
- a CDS encoding phytanoyl-CoA dioxygenase family protein is translated as MAATAEQASPWLKGRSFASLREEFDRSGYLIFERVLTPDRVAEIRAALAPHLARDLLGRNDFEGTRTNRIYALLAKSPVFAELAIHPLAMAFVEAELGESCLLSAMLAINLHPGETVQPWHFDDGGVKIPRPRPALGISTFWAIDDTTEQNGATEIIPGSHLWDGEYIAGALQPAHFTNEADHDEGNRADAVKLIMPSGSLAITKGTLWHRGGANRSDRPRLIVTPQYCVGWVRQLENMALAVPAEVASQLPERARELIGYSIHPPFMGYVDGVHPRRLLRTH
- a CDS encoding TfoX/Sxy family protein, with the protein product MVASETYAEFLREQLASLGHITLRRMFGKTGVFCDGVMLGVVTENTLYFRVDDDNRETFREAEAFPPLNYAKKGQTIDLAFWRVPDRLFDEPDELIAWAQAALAAAHRVAAKRPAPKQPNASRQHKRS
- a CDS encoding L-2-amino-thiazoline-4-carboxylic acid hydrolase; this encodes MNVLDDYMVDPRLSLLDKTRIQAQVLVPVLRALRAELGKERADAIVKDALRDWSKQLFAAVGESVQGSARRKWAAMHTALAEVTEREVTVDMRRHDEEALEFDVTHCRFAEFFRALGEPELGALLVCATDFDIVAAGGSEVGLTRDQTLMQGAPSCTFRYRFAPRT
- a CDS encoding gamma-glutamylcyclotransferase is translated as MTADAFIHLPELRTRVTHPEKSRLRLTPKMFAMWEQRVREAGWPADWRLSDEVIEASRLAVLGDHKAGSDLWIYCYGSLMWDPGFHFAEVRLADVENYQRRFTLKINLGRGSHDHPALMLSLEPQEGCCRGLAFRIAASSVHTETAILWRREMLRGGYAPALVPMQTPQGPIEALAFVSNPLHPSYVGELPLGETTRLIASGKGILGTNREYLVQLATQLEALGIEDPYVAQLHAEIGATPGM
- a CDS encoding nuclear transport factor 2 family protein; translation: MTGTDDTKGIESVIQSYLDGLHEGDAVKIASAFHPTSALTSISEAGELTITPRDVWLDNVRNRPSPKQRGLSRHDQVLSIDLVGPTMAYVKLKCAIPPRFFTDQLSLLKIDGRWQIAQKVFMTELRE
- a CDS encoding alpha/beta hydrolase fold domain-containing protein; translation: MPDAAVAARSSESANSGTTQQVDVAVVGAGFAGLYLLHRLRKAGFSAVVIEEAGDVGGTWYWNRYPGARCDIQTIDYSYTFDPELESAWQWSEKYATQPEILRYLGFVADRYELRRDIRFGTKVTAANWDQTAERWLLTTDNGAGVSCRHYIMATGCLSAPKPPEIDGVKDFKGEIYFTGRWPHEEVKLAGKRIAVIGTGSSGIQSIPLLAEQAAQLTVFQRTPNFALPAHNGSAPADRRAMLEGDRAAYREQARWSLAGVPYPQQTAVSWQLSDAERRERFEQAWAAGDLVYILTQLWADQGVDLGGNTLLADLVREKIRDIVKDPEIAEALTPHDHPFGAKRPCLDTNYYATYNRPNVTLVNLRQEPITEITATGITTGKRTFDVDVIVFATGFDAMTGAIKAVHPITGRDGKSLSDVWANGPQSYLGLTVSGFPNLFLITGPGSPSVLSNMAVSIEQHVDWVVDRLAAMREAGFTTIDATETAQAGWAQHMADCSMMTLHRLANTWYTGANVPGKAQGVMPYTGGVGPYRSICNEVVGRGMLGFKLSGPDVAEQCNDGEVVRLQPDVRLVLGMLAEMNLPQIEQLGAQGARDFASEFNKGRPAGRPVGEVGSGALQGADGPLPYRLYRPATSGPHPIVVYFHGGGWVFGDEQSDDPFCRDICRRSGMIVVSVGYRHAPEHRFPAAAEDGYAATRWIAEHAAELGGKPGPVLVAGWSAGANIAAVTCQLARDRGGPSIAGQLLVCPVTDCRFDRPSYTDNAVGYFLTRSLMFWFWDIYCSPADRTDPRVSPLRGNLAGLPPAFVTTCEFDPLRDEGIEYAEALAAAGVPVEQLQARGHIHTSLMMVDVVITGVSGRAKMAEALRGFAGLPRKLEASGEDASPIAVNAAAG